One window of the Pieris brassicae chromosome 2, ilPieBrab1.1, whole genome shotgun sequence genome contains the following:
- the LOC123720338 gene encoding juvenile hormone-binding protein-like: protein MIIELRVCQCCEWCGRMLAARGFILLVSLITALCEEEAFLTPCDITDTECLRKSTQKFLAKTANGVPDYDIRAIDPMHLASVDYLLSEEYGVWNHLSNLTIIGLKNQDLSKFSLDTKTKAVELQTKLDLSITADIEVEVKKRVKSFSGSILIKGSALGTANYNYDFKTDANGVTHFEVSPETITCQPIDEVVIKLSPELLESLKTDPDIQPEREIIKSNSTDKGNSLLCAIVEKAYVTVVHNIRASAKILPKDAFLKGV from the exons atgaTTATTGAACTGAGAGTCTGTCAGTGTTGTGAATGGTGTGGCAGGATGTTGGCGGCTCGAGGATTTATTTTGCTTGTGTCTCTTATCACGGCTTTATGTGAAGAAG AAGCCTTCCTCACCCCATGCGACATCACGGATACAGAATGTTTACGGAAGTCAACACAAAAGTTTTTAGCGAAAACGGCAAACGGTGTGCCAGACTATGACATAAGGGCCATTGACCCTATGCACCTGGCTTCGGTTGACTATTTGCTCAGCGAGGAATATGGCGTCTGGAATCACTTATCGAACTTGACCATAATTGGATTGAAAAATCAAGATTTGTCTAAATTTAG TTTAGATACTAAAACAAAGGCCGTGGAATTGCAAACAAAATTAGACCTCAGTATTACTGCAGACATCGAGGTTGAGGTAAAGAAACGCGTGAAATCATTTTCCGGctcgattttaattaaaggaa GTGCATTGGGCACAGCCAATTACAACTATGATTTTAAAACTGATGCCAATGGTGTGACGCACTTCGAAGTAAGCCCTGAAACAATCACCTGCCAACCCATTGATGAAgtggtaattaaattaagccCGGAACTTTTAGAATCTCTAAAAACAG ATCCGGATATTCAACCAGAGAGGGAAATAATAAAGTCGAATTCTACTGACAAGGGTAACAGCCTGCTCTGTGCGATTGTCGAAAAGGCATATGTGACAGTAGTACATAACATACGAGCCTCTGCTAAAATACTACCCAAAGACGCATTCTTGAAGGGCGTGTAA